AATCAAAAATTCCTTCGGCCGGAAAAGTGATTGAATTTGCCCAAGCAGCAACACTCCAAAAACTCATCGAAATTAGTGATAAAATAAGCACCTTGGATAAGAATGTGAGCATTTCAAAAGATGAAATTGCCAAGGTGATCGAGAAATTTGATACAAAGATTGCAGCAGATAATCATTCCCGGGAAATGTTTTCCGCTATGCATACGGAATTAAAGAGTTATAAGGATGCCGCCCTTTTTGATATTTTTCATAAACCGTATCTTAAAGATATGGTTTTAGTTTACGATGATCTTTACCGGCTCCAGAAGAATGCAGAGTCATTAAAGGGTAAATTAAAAGAGTCTGACCTTGAAATAAGCAAGGAATTCAATAATCATGCGAATAATATTGATAATATTAAGGCGTTGCTTTTAGAAAGCCTGAACCGTATGGATGTCGAGATTATTGAAGATAAATCAGATGTCATTGATAAGCAGTATCATAAGGTGGTTAATACACGCAAAACGTCACTCCCTGAAGAGGATGGAAAAATTGCGGAAATTACCAATCATGGCTTCCGTTGGAAGGGCAAATTGCTCCGACATGAAGAAGTCATTGTATTTAAACAGGAATAAATATAGAAATGAATACGATAATTTGAACCAAAGTTCGTTATCTTGAGATTCTGGGAAAAAATATGTCTAAGCGTAAAGTCGTAGGAATAGATTTAGGGACCACGTTCTCCGCGATTGCCCATATTGATGAATATGGCAAGCCGCAGATTATTCCTAATGCTGAAAGTGAGCGGACGACCCCATCGGTTATTCTTTTCGAGGATAGTAATGTGATTGTAGGCAGTACAGCCAAAGCTTTAGCTGTCGCTGAACCGGAAAAGATTGTAGAATTTGTCAAACGCGAGATGGGCAAACCGCGTGAGGAATTTAACCGCGAGGTAGGAGCGATCAAATATTCTGCTGATGAACTTTCTGCCGTAATCCTTAAAAAGATGAAGAATGATGCGGAAAAATATCTCGCTGTGACAGTGACCGATGCAGTCATTACGGTTCCTGCCTATTTTAATGATGCCGAGCGTAATGCGACGATGAATGCAGGGAAAATTGCCGGATTGAATGTATTGCAGGTGATTAATGAACCAACAGCAGCGGCTTTGGCCTACGGGATTAATAAGCTGGGTAAAGACCAAACCGTCTTTGTTTTTGACCTTGGTGGGGGGACCTTTGACGTGACGATCATGAAAATCGATGGCGAACAAATCCGGATGGTCGCGACCAATGGAGACCACCGACTGGGCGGAAAAGACTGGGATGACAAAATTATTAATTATGTCGCCGAGGAATTTGATAAAACGCACGGGGAAAATCCGCTTCTTGATTTGCAAGCTTACCAAGATTTACAGTCCCGCTCCATCGCTGCAAAAATCCAGCTCACTAACCGTTCGAAGACCACAGTCGTCCATAGTCATAATGGCAAATCGGTAAAGGTAGACCTGAGTCTGGATCAATTTAATCAGATGTGCCAGGACTTGGTAGAGAAATGCCACATCCTTTGTGATATCGTCCTGATGGAAGCAAAAATGACATGGAAGGATATCGATACCGTTCTGCTCGTTGGCGGGATGACCCGTTGCCCAATGGTCCGGAATATGGTGAGGGAGTCCAGTGGGAAAGAACCATCCGAGGAAGTCAATCCTGACGAGGCGGTGGCCCTTGGTGCGGCCGTACAAAGTATGCTTTGCCACATCAAAGAGTCAGTGGACACGGGGTCTAATGAGGTCGCTCCTGAAACTATTAAACATTTTACGGGGTCATCGGGTGGTTTGATCCAGGTCACTAATATTACCTCCCATACTTTAGGAATCGTTTTGTGGAATGATGTAAACCATGAGGAATATGTATTCCCCATGATTGCGAAAATGACGAGTGTGCCTTGTGAGATTAAAAATACTTTCGGGACGGCCAGTGCGAATATGAAACGGGTCGTCGTCAAAGTCGTGGAAGGGGAGAGCACCGTGCCAGAGGAATGTACCAAGCTTGGAAATTGTGAGATTGAGCTGCCTGAGTATCTCCCGAAAGCCACTCCTGTCGAGGTGACTTATCGTTATAATAACAATCAAATTCTTGAAGTGACTGTCAAAGCACAGGATAAAATAGCCCATGCCGAGATCCACCGCTCCGGGGGCCTGAATGAAAAAGAAGTCGGTAAGGCACGCGAACATCTCACGTTGCTGAATGTCGCTTAGAAGGAGAGGGGTGAATAGTTTTCTATGGCGCTTCCTTATCCTCTAGCAGATGACCCCCGGAAATGGGATGGTTGGAAACTTTATAATTCAAATAACCTCTACGACCGGTTAGGTTTATCATATGAAGAGGCTCCCAGTGCCCAGTTAATTGAGGAGTGTTGCCGACAGTTACTGATGTGGTGGCAAAAAAAGCTTCCGCTCAAAAGCCAGCCGAATAATCCATTAGCCCAGCTCTTGGGACGCGCCATTGATGAGGCTCCCCGCTTGATCACCCAAGCCAAGGTCATTTTACTCGATCCCGACCAACGCGCCGTCCATGACCGGCAGATCCAGCAAAGTGCAAATGACAGCTCATTGGAGGAGTTTCAGAAATTTATCATTTTTGCCTTGTCGGATAAAAAACTCACACCGGCCGGGGAAAACGGATTGTATGGAATGGGGCAGAACTTAGGTTTGGCCGATGAACTGATAGGGCAGACGATAGAGGCAAATTTATTGGAGTTAGGGGCGGTTAGATTCGACCCGGAGGCTGCTGCTGTCGAAGCGATTGCTGAGGCCAATGCACGCACGGAAGCTTTGAAAGTCCAGCAGGCCACTTTGGTGGCGGGAACCGCATCGGCTCCTGCGGGGGCAAAGGCCAAAGATAATGGAGGGCAACCGGCTGCTCCCGCTGGACAACCGGATCCCGATGGATTTAAGGATTTGGTTGAACAGTGGAAAGAACGTTCCGAATGGGGTGAACTAGAGGACGAAGATAAAGATAAACTCATGAAATGGGCTGGAAACTTTAACCTGACTGCACCATGGGCCCAGGCGATCGTCGATGATGAAGAATATGATCCCGACGGTGAATCAAAAGCCAAAACGGCAGAAGAGGAACGCATAAAGAAGAAGGCGGCTTTAGCCAGTGCTGCCAGTCCGGTACAAAGTTATTCCCCCGAGCAGGAGAAGGCTCTTTATCCGCCGTATGTCAATGAGTTAGGCATGCAAATGATTTATATCCCCAGCTGCACCTTTAAAATGGGATGTAAATCCCCAGAGGCGGCCCATAATGAAGAGCCTGAATTCCAAGTCACATTAACGGGATATTACATTTCAAAATCGCCAGTGACATTTGCCCAGTTTGAACAGTTTTTGCCGACCCACAAATCCAAGCGCCCGGCTTGGGCTGATGACTCGCATCCGGCGGTCATGATGTCGTGGGAACAGGCCGGGAAATTTTGTGATTGGCTCAGTGTCAGGGAAAACAAAAAATATAAGTTGCTGACAGAAGCAGAATGGGAATATGCGGCCAAAGGCCCTCAAAATCGCCGTTATCCCTGGGGGGATAGTGATATAGCGGCGGCATTGGGAAATTTTGCCGATGCCTCTACAAATTTCCACTGGTCGGATCCAGTGATCAATGATGGGTTTGCTCAGAGCTCACCAATAGGCAGTTTTCCCTTGGGGAGTTCTCCATTTGGATGTGATGACATGGCCGGTAATGTCTGGGAATGGTGTAAAGATGTTTTAGCAGATTACAAAATATCTCCTCAGACTAATCCCTCTCCTTCGACGGGATCCCAGAAAATCATCCGTGGCGGTTCATGGAGGTCAAAAGCCACTAGCTTGAGGACAACAGCAAGGGCAGGGCAAATGCCCACTTATTTCGCAAATGATATAGGATTTCGAATTGCCTGCACAAGACCTGTGATTAAGTAACTGTAACTCACTGTAATTGCGTGTATTATATGCTTTAATAAAGATTTTCGCATTAAATGTTTTGATTTGACACATTTTGAATTAGAGGTTAATTCTGTCTTGAATTTTTTATTAGGAAACTATGATCATGAGAAGAATCATTTTAACATTATTTACCGCTTCAATCATGGTTATGATTGGGCAGGCAAATTTATTTGCACAGTCGTCACCGACGAATACTACAAAAACGGTGGATGTAAATTCGTTAAAGAGTTCAAATTGGCTTACTGAGAAGTACGCGAATGACAAATTACCCGGACCCAGTATCGGGGCCCGCGGAGGATATTACGCTTCCGAAAAACATACTTTCATCGTCGAAGAATGGGCGAATGTGCCACTTTTCCGTGAAGGGAATTTTATGGTGTCTTATAGTTACGACACATTTACACCGTTTCAAAAAGAAAACGGGGTGCATCAAGTGGCTCGTAATGATATGACCCAAGAGCTGAATCTGGAATACGATTTGAATGAACAGATCGCTTTGATGGGTGGTTTTGGCTGGGAACAATCCGATTTTATTGATGCCACAGGTGATTATACGGCCTATCGTGTTGGTGTCGGTGCTGGAACCCCCTACGTCAAGCGTTACACTGATAAACTGACATGGTCATTTATTGCCGGCCCGGCATTTGGAGTGGATAATGCCCAGGCAAATTGGTTCATGGACATATATGGATCCTATCAGATTTTTGATTTTAATTATTTAGCCTCTACAAAAAATTTGGCCAAACGCCCGTCATTGAATATCGAGGCACGCATGGAGAGTTACAATATGGACCTGACACGTTTTGGTCCGTATGTTAATGTCGGTCCGACGCTGAGTTTTATTTCGGCTAACGGGAATAAACTCGACTTTTTTGCACACTATGTGGGTAACGGTGGCAACCAGTTTAAAATGACAAATGATCAGGGTGCTTATTTGGGTTTTGCTGTTGATGCAATGAGGGAATATCCTTTTGGCACATTGCCTACGGACTGGCAAAATGGGGATGTGCTACCGAAGGTCTGGGGTTATTATGAAATGGGCTGGGGCCGGAGCGGGGATTATGTGACGAATTTCAAAATCAATGCACAGCTTTACCAGTTCCGCGTCGGGATCCCCTGGACTGCGTATGTCTGGTTCCAGCCCCGCCGTTATTGGGCTGGCGGTAAAAATGATGTCAGTAGTGCCCTTTATAATGTTGGTTTCGGATTAATGACCCCGATCACGCTGGATAATGGTTGGGATGTGATTGGCAACCGTATGCCAATGCAGTTGGGTTTTGAATTCTTCCACCGCAGTGACCACAGCATCAATCCATCGGCAACACAGGTGGCCAATAACAACAAAGGCCCTAACAATTCCAGCCGTTATGCTTGGCAGGGAAGTATGAATCAATTTCCCCGTGTCTTTTTTTCCACGGCCGGATGGGACTCCCCCTATGTTTATACTGAGATGTATAAGGAAAAACTTGCTTGGGTAAACACCTTGGACTGGCGTACGTCCATCGGTTATACGGTTGAATCGGCGAATGTAAGAGCCAAGAGCCCTATTAGTGCCGAGATCGGGATTCAATGGAATATAGTGACTGTTTACGGGTATGTGCCTTATGTCCGTGGTGGAGCCGGATACGGTGCTGTGTCTCCCGGTTATATGGGAGAGGTAGGGTTCCAACGCCCCGCCTACAAGATGTATATCCGCTACGAAAATGAAAATCTTTCCTCTGTCATTAGCGGTGGACGTGACAATGTATGGTATGGTGGCTTTAGCTTGAATCTCTAGGCTCGTCCCGTCCGATCATGGGGTAAATGGGTAAATACCGAGCTCTATCTGAATGACTATCCTCCCGCCGTGGGCTATTACAATGACGAGCCTATCCTTTTTTTCTTTATAAGAGGGTATTATTTGTAAAAGGCCAAGACAATCGCCCCGGCTACAGCGATAAGTGAGCCTGCCACGGTTGCTTGCCGAAATCTTTTTCCCCTTCGATCCAGGCGGCAAAGGGAATAGCCACTGCGGGTGTCAGTGCGACAATGGGCAGGACAATCCCCCGAGAGAGTGCTCTGCAAGGCCCATTGATAACAACTCACTCCTAATGCGGGACCAAAGAATGCATTGAGGATGAGAAGCCATTTTGCCTTTCGCCATTTATCGTGACTGGCACGGTTACGGAGTGTGGGCGATTGGATAGCATTCAATAAATGATCGCGGTTAACCCAAAGGAGAAACAGGCCGGTTAGGAGGATGCCCCAGTATAGCCTTGCCCGAAACCAAATGCCCAGAAAGCAAGCATGATCCAAGCGATACAAAGACGCCAGAAATTTGCTTCACTCCCCGAATGAAAGATCAGGGACATCCTCCGCCCGAAAATGGCAGAAAGTGTAAAAAAGACAGTGGTGAGGAATGATGCAAACATGGATTCCACGGGCATTCTTGCTACCCGTTACGGGAAGTCAAGTTTCCGTGGTTCATTCAATCATGAGAATATTTTTTCCGACTAGAATAACCGCTGGGATAAGCAAATAAATCCAAACGTGTCCTTTTGAAGAATAATCTAATATGAACCCACTTGCTTTTTGATGCTTGCCTGTCTAGGTTTTATTAATGGATTTAGATGATGTGCATATTGAAAAGGAGGTGGAAGCGATTTTCGTCCGTGCCCATATCGATACCGCCAAAGTAAATATCGATGTAGTGAATCGCAATGTCTATGTGGACGGTTTTTTCCATGTGTTTGATTATGCCCATCGCCAGCAGAGTGATAAGGAAGGGCATGAACTCCAAGATACCGGCACTTCCCAGAGTAATGCCAAAAAGCTCCTTCTTTTTATCGAACAACAAATCCGGGGTGTCTCTCAGGTAGGCAGCCTTCAGATGAAATTCCAAAACTGGCGCAAGACTTCTTCCGGTTGGACTGAAGTGGGTGGAAATTAAAGGGATTTTTTCGATCAAGGATATTAGGCAGGCCGGATACTTAAATGAAGTTTTGATTTTAGTTTTTACTGCTTACATCAAATATAACGGATCGACATCGACGGTAATCTGGACTGCATCTGGGGGGGTGAATTTTTTAAGGACTTCTTCGACATGGCCGATGAGTTTGAGGATGGCCGAGTCACGGAGCATAATCTGAAAACGGTAAAAGGTTTTCATCTTCGCCATAGGTGCCGGACTGGATTCCCCAATCAATGTTTTCGGAGGGGCAAGATGCTTGAGTTCCTTGTGGAGTGCATTGGCTGTAAATTCCGCTTTAGTTTCACTAATACTGCGGATGGTAATCAGGATGACATGGCTGGCGGGTGGGTAAAAGAGTGAGCGACGGAATCCGATTTCCTGTTCATAAAATCCGGCAAAATCGTGGTGCCGTGCAAATTGCACCGAAGGATGGAAGGGGGTAAAGGTTTGGACAATGACCTCGCCCTCGATATCTCCGCGTCCAGCCCGTCCGGCGACTTGCGTGAGAAGCTGGAAGGTGCGTTCACCTGCCCGGAAATCGGGGAGGTGTAGGCCCAAGTCTGCATTGAGGATGCCAACGAGGGTGACATTCGGAAAGTCTAATCCCTTGGCAATCATTTGTGTGCCCAGCAGGATATCTATTTTTCCAGTACGGAAGGCACCGAGGACTTCGCGGTAGGAATCTTTGCGGGTCATGGTGTCCGAGTCCATCCGTCGTATGCGTGCTTTTGGAAATAGTTTGGCTAAGGTATCTTCGACTTTTTCTGTGCCCATACCCGTATACCGGATGTCTGGTGCATGACATTCGGGGCAATCATGGGGCGGGGCGGTCTTATGCCCGCAGACATGGCAGGCGAGCAAATTGCTCTTGCGGTGGAAAGTCATGGAGACACTGCAATTTGGGCACATTTCGACATGGCCACATTTCGGGCAGACCATGGAGGTGGCGAATCCACGGCGGTTCAAGAAAAGGATGGATTGTTCAGCCTTGTCGAGTCGGGCTTGGATCGCATCGCGCAATTTGCCTGAGAAAATATGGATACCCTTTTGTTTCATCGCTTCTTGGCGCATGTCGATAATGCGGATGACAGGCATTTTCTTATTGTCGATACGCATGGGCATTTCGCAGAGATGATACTTTTTCTTTTCTGCATTATTAAATGATTCCATACTCGGGGTGGCCGAACCCAGGACGACGGTGGCTCCGAGCAATTTGCCCCGCATGACCGCGATATCCCGGGCATTGTAACGGGGGGCTTCTTCCTGTTTGTAAGTCGTCTCATGTTCCTCATCGACAATGAAGAGTCCGGGATTTTTCACGGGGGCAAAAACTGCAGAGCGCGCCCCGATCACGATCTGTGCGCGGCCTTCATGGATTTTGTGCCATTGGTCGTGGCGTTCCCCCGCCGAGAGATGGCTGTGGAGCACGGCCACTTGGGTGCCACTGTCCATGAAGCGGGATTTAAAATGATCAACTGTCTGTGGGGTCAGGGCTATTTCAGGAACCATAACGATGGCCCCTTTGCCTTGGCGCAGGCAATAATCAATAGCCTGGAGGTAAACCTCTGTTTTTCCGCTGCCAGTGACGCCATGCAGTAATATGACAGGGGGTTTCCCGTGGGAGATGGATTGGGAAATGACT
This portion of the Verrucomicrobiota bacterium genome encodes:
- the grpE gene encoding nucleotide exchange factor GrpE, which translates into the protein MGEETKSKQEGLVEIQGKTIPRSPIADSLEIEIEPLTADGLTIEIGDLKEETQKNISSSPSKEKSINSSPGDDSNDKSKIPSAGKVIEFAQAATLQKLIEISDKISTLDKNVSISKDEIAKVIEKFDTKIAADNHSREMFSAMHTELKSYKDAALFDIFHKPYLKDMVLVYDDLYRLQKNAESLKGKLKESDLEISKEFNNHANNIDNIKALLLESLNRMDVEIIEDKSDVIDKQYHKVVNTRKTSLPEEDGKIAEITNHGFRWKGKLLRHEEVIVFKQE
- a CDS encoding Hsp70 family protein, producing the protein MSKRKVVGIDLGTTFSAIAHIDEYGKPQIIPNAESERTTPSVILFEDSNVIVGSTAKALAVAEPEKIVEFVKREMGKPREEFNREVGAIKYSADELSAVILKKMKNDAEKYLAVTVTDAVITVPAYFNDAERNATMNAGKIAGLNVLQVINEPTAAALAYGINKLGKDQTVFVFDLGGGTFDVTIMKIDGEQIRMVATNGDHRLGGKDWDDKIINYVAEEFDKTHGENPLLDLQAYQDLQSRSIAAKIQLTNRSKTTVVHSHNGKSVKVDLSLDQFNQMCQDLVEKCHILCDIVLMEAKMTWKDIDTVLLVGGMTRCPMVRNMVRESSGKEPSEEVNPDEAVALGAAVQSMLCHIKESVDTGSNEVAPETIKHFTGSSGGLIQVTNITSHTLGIVLWNDVNHEEYVFPMIAKMTSVPCEIKNTFGTASANMKRVVVKVVEGESTVPEECTKLGNCEIELPEYLPKATPVEVTYRYNNNQILEVTVKAQDKIAHAEIHRSGGLNEKEVGKAREHLTLLNVA
- a CDS encoding SUMF1/EgtB/PvdO family nonheme iron enzyme; the encoded protein is MALPYPLADDPRKWDGWKLYNSNNLYDRLGLSYEEAPSAQLIEECCRQLLMWWQKKLPLKSQPNNPLAQLLGRAIDEAPRLITQAKVILLDPDQRAVHDRQIQQSANDSSLEEFQKFIIFALSDKKLTPAGENGLYGMGQNLGLADELIGQTIEANLLELGAVRFDPEAAAVEAIAEANARTEALKVQQATLVAGTASAPAGAKAKDNGGQPAAPAGQPDPDGFKDLVEQWKERSEWGELEDEDKDKLMKWAGNFNLTAPWAQAIVDDEEYDPDGESKAKTAEEERIKKKAALASAASPVQSYSPEQEKALYPPYVNELGMQMIYIPSCTFKMGCKSPEAAHNEEPEFQVTLTGYYISKSPVTFAQFEQFLPTHKSKRPAWADDSHPAVMMSWEQAGKFCDWLSVRENKKYKLLTEAEWEYAAKGPQNRRYPWGDSDIAAALGNFADASTNFHWSDPVINDGFAQSSPIGSFPLGSSPFGCDDMAGNVWEWCKDVLADYKISPQTNPSPSTGSQKIIRGGSWRSKATSLRTTARAGQMPTYFANDIGFRIACTRPVIK
- the priA gene encoding primosomal protein N', giving the protein MAQFAKVVLERNLGREFDYLIPDSLEGLVLVGSKVRVPFGRQILTGYVSSLLSHPDYPECKPITEVIGKRPFLDHHLLNLARWMGEYYCCPYETALRSVMPEAVRKVDAAHKERLFVTLKKPLTEEAKKGFPKKSHKQLIVLHHLQAHGGSFLADLMETLSVGRSTLNSLEDAGWIDISPQTQDRDPFENETFIPTTPLLLNDQQKEALKVISQSISHGKPPVILLHGVTGSGKTEVYLQAIDYCLRQGKGAIVMVPEIALTPQTVDHFKSRFMDSGTQVAVLHSHLSAGERHDQWHKIHEGRAQIVIGARSAVFAPVKNPGLFIVDEEHETTYKQEEAPRYNARDIAVMRGKLLGATVVLGSATPSMESFNNAEKKKYHLCEMPMRIDNKKMPVIRIIDMRQEAMKQKGIHIFSGKLRDAIQARLDKAEQSILFLNRRGFATSMVCPKCGHVEMCPNCSVSMTFHRKSNLLACHVCGHKTAPPHDCPECHAPDIRYTGMGTEKVEDTLAKLFPKARIRRMDSDTMTRKDSYREVLGAFRTGKIDILLGTQMIAKGLDFPNVTLVGILNADLGLHLPDFRAGERTFQLLTQVAGRAGRGDIEGEVIVQTFTPFHPSVQFARHHDFAGFYEQEIGFRRSLFYPPASHVILITIRSISETKAEFTANALHKELKHLAPPKTLIGESSPAPMAKMKTFYRFQIMLRDSAILKLIGHVEEVLKKFTPPDAVQITVDVDPLYLM